Part of the Burkholderia humptydooensis genome, TCGGCAGGCGGCGTGTCGTTCATTCGTGTGCCGCCGATCTGCAGTTCGCCTTCGCTCACGTCCTCGAGCCCGGCAATCATCCGCAACAGCGTGGATTTGCCGCAGCCCGACGGACCGAGAAACACGCAGAACTCGTGCGACGCGATCTCGAGGTTCACGTTGCGCAGCACCGGCGCATGGTCGCCGTAGCGCTTCGAGACATCCTTCAATGAAATGGCGGTCATCGCACTCTCCTCTCCTGAATCACACGCGTCGAATCCATAGATTTAAACGCTTAAATTTTGATGGTGCGATCAGCCCGCTTCGCCGTACCATGTCGTCTCCTTCATGTGATGCGTTCAGAAATTAGCGTATCGCCTGTTTCTGCGCAACTTGTGGGACGCACTCCCAGAATATGAGCAAACACGCCCCCTCTTCACCCTTCCCGCACGACGCTGCCCGACCGACCGGAGGCCTCGCATGGTGACGCTCGCGCAAGTCGCGCGGCGCGCGAACGTCACCGCGGCGACAGTTTCGAACGTGCTGCGGAATCCGCAGAAGGTGAAGCCGGCGACCGTCGAACGCGTGATGGCGGCGATTCGCGAACTCGGCTATCGACCGAACCTCACCGCGCGCGCGCTCGCCGAGGGCCGCACGTCGACACTCGCGCTGATGCTGTCGAACATCACGAACCCGTTCTATCCGGAGTTCGTGCTCGCCGCGGAGCGCGAGGCGCGCAAACGCGGCCATTATCTGCTGGTGTCCAACACCGACGACGATCCGGCGATCACGCGCAATTATCTCGAGCGGATCGCCGGCACGCTGGCGGCCGGCGCGATCGTGATGAACACCGACCTCGCCGAGGCCGAACTCGCCGACATCGCGCGCCGCGGGGCGGCGATCGTGCTGTGCATGTGGGAGCATGTGCACGCGTCGCGCACACTGCCCTGCGTGACCGTCGATTTCGCGGCGGCGGGTGCGCTCGCCGCCGCGCACCTGTCCGAGCTGCGGCATCGCGCATTCGGCGCACTCGTCGGCAAGGGCTCGGGCGGCCCGCAGTCGTTGCGGCTGCGCGGTTTTGCCGACGAACTCGCAGCTCGCGGCCATCCGGTGGATGCGCTGACGACCGTGTCGACGCACGATTCGATCGAAGGCGGTTACGAAGCGGCCGCCGCGCTGCTCCGGGCGAAGCCCGACCTCACCGCGCTGTTCGCGACCAACGACCTGATGGCGATCGGCGCGATGCAGGCGGCCGCCGATCTCGGCCGGCGCGTGCCGGCCGACCTGTCGGTCGTCGGCATGACGGATATCCAGCTCGCGCACCAGTTCCGCCCCGCGCTGACGACGGTCCGATTCCCGACGTCACTGATCGCCGCGCGCGCGATTGCACTGACGCTCGACATGATCGACGGCTTCGAGCCGGCCGCGGCCGTGCATACGATCGGTGCGCCGGAGCTGGTCGTGCGGGAGTCGACGGGTGCGGCGCGGGGTTGAAGCCGCCCGGCAGGCGCCGCGGTGCCGGGCGGCGACGCCGGCCCGGCGCGGTAAAGCGGCGGCGGGCGCCGATGGACTCAGGACATCGGCGCCCGCAAGCGGCCCGAAGGCCGGTCAGACGGCGTCGGCCTTCATGCTCCCTTTCCGCCGAACGCCTCACACTCCGCCTTGTCCCACCGCGTCTTCACGACGCGGTTGTCCGAATCGAACTGAACCTGATACCGGCAGGTCTCGACCTTTCCAGCATGACGGAACTGGAACAGGTAGTTCCACGTCCGCACATGGAAAATCCACTCGTGGAAATGCGGCGGCCCGAGCAGTTCGTACAACTGGTTCTTCGTCACGCCCGGCTGGACCTGCGCGAGGTTCGCGAGATTCGGATACGTGCCCTCGGGCAGCGTGGCCGCATCGGGCGACGGGAACGGCGGATCGCCCTGCTGCGTGGCGCATCCGGTCAGGCCGGCGGCGAGCAGGGCCGCGGCTGCGAACTTTGCAAGATTTGCGTTCATGTTTGCCATTGTCTGAATGGAAGGGAAACGGCGCGGGCCGCGGCTCACCACTGATATCCGGCACCGACCACCGCGCCGTACGTGCCGCGCGTGTTGGTCGAGACGGCCGCCTTGTAGATCCAGTGGTTGTTCTCCGAAATCGTCGAAATGCCCAGCGCCTGTCCCGACTGGCCGCGATACACGCTGCCGGCCAGCGCGACCATGCTCTTGCCGGGGCCGGACGGTTGCGGCAGGCCGGCCACGGCCATCGCCGTCGCCGTGCCGCCGTCCGCATCGCGGCGGTAGCTGTCGAGGCTGTTGCGCAGGCTGGCGACCTGGCCGTCCGTATAGCTGTTCGCCTGCGCCAGCGTATTGGCGACGCTGGCGTTCAACTGGTTCACGTTGACCGCATCGGTCCCCTGCGTACCGGCCGCGACGTTGACGACCTGGCGCGCCGAATTCGCCGAGCCGACCGCGACGACGTCCGACCGCCCGCCGTCGTTACTGCCCGTGCCGATCGCGGCCGAATTGCTGCCCGTCGCGGTGGACCCGACGCCGATCGCGGTCGATCCGTTGCCGGACGCCAGCGCCCCGTTGCCGACCGCCGTGCTGTTCGAACCCGATGCGACCGCGCCCGAGCCGCCCGCCGACGAGTTCGACCCGGTCGAGCCCGGCGGCACGTTCGTGCCGCTCGGATTCGTCGTGTACGAACCGCCGAGGTTCGACGTGCGCTGGTTGATCAACGTCGTCAGTTGGCTGGCGACCGAATCGAGCTGCGACACGTTTACCGCATCGGTGCCGTTTTTCCCTGCGGCGAGACCTGTGATCTGCCGGTTGCCGACGTTGACCTCGCCGGCCGAGGACTGCGGGCTGCTCAGGCCGTACGCGATGTAGTTCGTCAGCGCGCCGACCGTGGTCAGCGAACCCGCGCCGAGCGCGACGCTGTTCGCGAACGTCGCCGATGCGCCTGCGCCGAGCGCAAGCGCGTCGGTCGCATTGCTGCGCGCACCCGAGCCGAGCGCGACGCTGCCCACACTGACCGCGACCGCGTTGGCGCCCTGCGCGACCGACTGCGCGCCCGTCGCCGTCGCGCCGCTGCCGAGCGCGATCGCGTCGGCCTGCGCGGAACTCGCGGCCTGGCCGATCGCGACGCCGCCCGGCGCGGTCGCATCGACGATCGCGCCGTTGCCGATGCCCACGCCGTTATCGCCGTTGACGACCGTCGTGGGCCCCACCGCAACCGATTCCGCGCCGACCGCGAGCGAATCCCCGGACGTCGAGTTCGCATGGAAATACTTCTGGCCCGTCACCGCGAACGACTGTAACGCGCCGGCCAGTTGCCGCACGGTCACTGCATCCTGCTGCCCGGTGCCGTCCGCGACGTTGGTGATCTGGCGATAGGTCTTGCTGGTCGCGTCGCCGACCGATACCGCGCCGAGCAGCGTCTGGTCGGTCGTGTCGAACGGAATCGACGCGCTGCCGTTGCGGATGATGCCCGAGGCGGGCACCGTCGCGCGGTCGGCCACCGAACCGGCGCCGAGTGCGATGCTGCCATCCACCTTCGATACCGCGTTCGGGCCGATCGCGACACTGTCGACGCCCATCGCCTGGCTGTCCGGCGCGGTCGAGTTCGCATGAAAATACTTGATTCCGTGTGCGTTGATGTTGTCGATCGCCGAACCGACGTTGTTGTTGATCGTCGTCGAGCCGTCGCCGTTGTACGTCACGTACGACGGCGCCGAAATCGCTCCGGTCGTCGGATCGTAGGCGGCCCCGCCGCCGATCGCGCCCGCCGTGCTGTTGCCCAGATTGTTGTTGTTCGTCGCGATCGAGCTGAGACCGGTCGACAGCGAACTGATGCCCGTCGACGTCGCGGAGGACAGCGACGTCAGGTTGCTGTTCGTGCTCGACAGGCCGGTGGACAGCGAGCCGACGATCGTCGACGTCGCGGTCGACAGCGACGTGATCGAACTCGTCGTCGAGCTGAGGCCGGTGGACAGCGAACCGATGCTCGTCGACGTCGCGGTCGACAGCGACGTCACACTGCTGTTCGTCGTGCTCAGGCCCGTCGACAGCGAAACGACGCCGGTGGACAGCGAACCGACGATCGTCGACGTCGCGGTCGACAGCGA contains:
- a CDS encoding LacI family DNA-binding transcriptional regulator, whose protein sequence is MVTLAQVARRANVTAATVSNVLRNPQKVKPATVERVMAAIRELGYRPNLTARALAEGRTSTLALMLSNITNPFYPEFVLAAEREARKRGHYLLVSNTDDDPAITRNYLERIAGTLAAGAIVMNTDLAEAELADIARRGAAIVLCMWEHVHASRTLPCVTVDFAAAGALAAAHLSELRHRAFGALVGKGSGGPQSLRLRGFADELAARGHPVDALTTVSTHDSIEGGYEAAAALLRAKPDLTALFATNDLMAIGAMQAAADLGRRVPADLSVVGMTDIQLAHQFRPALTTVRFPTSLIAARAIALTLDMIDGFEPAAAVHTIGAPELVVRESTGAARG
- a CDS encoding outer membrane protein assembly factor BamE, with the translated sequence MNANLAKFAAAALLAAGLTGCATQQGDPPFPSPDAATLPEGTYPNLANLAQVQPGVTKNQLYELLGPPHFHEWIFHVRTWNYLFQFRHAGKVETCRYQVQFDSDNRVVKTRWDKAECEAFGGKGA